From one Lotus japonicus ecotype B-129 chromosome 3, LjGifu_v1.2 genomic stretch:
- the LOC130749290 gene encoding uncharacterized protein LOC130749290: MVFMSLRNSFISLLLLSSSLFFFFYFSPLLAKSPHPISDAEVRQKKLQCYADIDSLLWGWQCKSSMIARENCALRCLSPACYEVIYQSDPLEEGEKDFIRSQEYKYCMHKLSLGESIEGVRGSFGH; encoded by the exons ATGGTCTTCATGTCTCTTCGGAATTCCTTCATATCTCTTCTCCTATTATCATCatcactcttcttcttcttctacttctcACCGCTCCTTGCCAAATCTCCTCACCCAATCTCT GATGCTGAAGTCAGGCAGAAGAAACTTCAGTGCTATGCTGATATTGACAG TTTGCTGTGGGGTTGGCAATGCAAATCATCGATGATAGCAAGGGAGAATTGTGCTTTGAGATGCCTTTCACCTGCTTGTTATGAGGTCATCTATCAGAGTGACCCG cttGAAGAGGGAGAGAAAGACTTTATTCGGAGCCAAGAGTACAAATACTGTATGCATAA GTTATCCTTGGGAGAAAGCATTGAGGGTGTTAGGGGTTCCTTTGGCCACTAA
- the LOC130745480 gene encoding glutamate--tRNA ligase, chloroplastic/mitochondrial: MAAMLGGATPWSKVVAAPIFHQTYTSRRTFFFRRAFSVTAHSSPQQPVRVRFAPSPTGNLHVGGARTALFNYLFARSKGGKFVLRIEDTDLERSTRESEEALLRDLSWLGLDWDEGPGVGGDYGPYRQSERNSLYKQHAEKLLQSGQVYRCFCSNEELEKMKEVAKLKQLPPVYTGKWASATNGEVEEELKKGTPYTYRFRVPKGSLKINDIIRGEVVWNLDTLGDFVIMRSNGQPVYNFCVTVDDATMAISHVIRAEEHLPNTLRQALIYKALEFPMPHFAHVSLILAPDRSKLSKRHGATSVGQFKEMGYLPQAMVNYLALLGWGDGTENEFFTLDQLVEKFTIERVNKSGAVFDSTKLRWMNGQHLKAQPSEELKSLIGERWKTCGLLNESTGPFIDEAVQLLKDEVYLITEADKSLANLLSYPLHSTLQSNEAESVIQDNLSDFCASLLAAYDSGDLVAALEEGPAGWQKWVKGFGKSLKRKGKSLFMPLRILLTGKLHGPDMGASVVLLHKAGTTDIIAPEAGFVTVDERFKILREINWETLSKDIPVKETAASV; this comes from the exons ATGGCGGCGATGTTGGGTGGCGCCACTCCATGGTCCAAGGTTGTTGCTGCTCCCATTTTTCACCAAACCTACACTTCACGCCGCACCTTCTTCTTCCGAAGAGCCTTCTCAGTCACTGCACATTCTTCACCACAACAACCTGTTCGTGTTCGTTTCGCTCCTTCTCCCACTGGTAACCTTCACGTTGGTGGTGCTAGAACAGCCTTGTTCAATTACTTGTTTGCTAG GTCCAAAGGTGGGAAATTTGTCTTGAGAATTGAGGATACTGACTTGGAGAGGTCTACCCGGGAATCTGAGGAGGCCTTGCTTCGAGATCTTTCTTGGCTTGGCCTTGATTGGGATGAAG GTCCCGGTGTTGGTGGGGATTATGGTCCATATAGGCAGTCTGAGAGGAATTCTTTGTACAAACAGCATGCTGAGAAACTCCTCCAATCGGGTCAAGTTTATCGCTGCTTCTGTTCTAATGAG GAACTAGAGAAAATGAAGGAGGTTGCTAAGCTAAAGCAACTACCTCCAGTATACACAGGTAAATGGGCCAGTGCGACAAATGGGGAAGTAGAAGAAGAGCTCAAAAAAGGAACTCCTTACACCTACCGGTTTCGTGTCCCCAAAGGAAGTTTAAAAATTAATGACATAATACGAGGCGAA gttgtttggAACTTGGATACACTTGGAGATTTTGTGATAATGAGGAGTAATGGCCAGCCTGTTTATAACTTTTGTGTGACAGTTGATGATGCTACCATGGCTATTTCTCATGTCATCAG AGCAGAGGAGCATTTACCGAACACTCTAAGACAAGCATTAATATACAAG GCACTAGAATTTCCCATGCCTCACTTTGCACATGTTTCCTTGATTTTAGCTCCTGATCGGAGTAAATTATCAAAAAGACACGGAGCAACATCAGTGGGTCAG TTCAAGGAGATGGGATACCTACCTCAAGCAATGGTGAATTACCTAGCATTATTAGGTTGGGGTGATGGGActgaaaatgagtttttcaCTCTTGATCAACTTG TTGAAAAATTCACTATAGAACGAGTCAACAAAAGTGGTGCTGTTTTCGATTCCACAAAGTTAAG GTGGATGAATGGTCAGCATTTAAAAGCACAGCCATCAGAGGAGTTGAAAAGTCTTATTGGAGAGCGGTGGAAGACATGTGGCTTGCTTAACGAATCAACAGGGCCCTTCATAGAT GAAGCAGTTCAACTACTTAAGGATGAGGTTTACTTGATAACTGAGGCAGACAAGTCACTTGCTAACTTGCTGTCTTATCCTCTACATTCTACTTTGCAGAG CAATGAAGCAGAATCTGTCATACAAGATAATCTTTCTGATTTCTGTGCTAGCCTCTTGGCTGCCTATGATAGTGGTGATCTGGTAGCTGCACTTGAAGAAGGCCCAGCTGGGTGGCAAAAGTGGGTGAAAGGCTTTGGTAAATCACTTAAGCGCAAG GGAAAATCACTTTTCATGCCGCTCCGGATTCTGCTGACTGGGAAACTACATGGACCTGATATGGGAGCTAGTGTTGTTTTACTCCATAAAGCTGGTACTACTGATATCATAGCTCCTGAAGCTGGCTTTGTGACAGTGGATGAAAGATTCAAAATACTTAGGGAAATTAACTGGGAAACATTGTCCAAGGatattcctgtgaaggagactGCTGCTTCAGTCTAA
- the LOC130745481 gene encoding uncharacterized protein LOC130745481 isoform X1: MSQLNSNIPVSEAFWTLVDKADKKFSKIRDLPYYQRSRHDTYFYKVFKVYTQLWKFQQENRQKLVEAGLKRWEIGEIASRIGQLYFGQYMRTSDSNYLLESYVFYEAILTREYFKEGLFQDVNIANKQLRFLARFLMVCLVLNRWEMVHQLVNQLKVLVDECKRTFQESDFKEWKLVVQEIVRFLKADTAFTNIRPLRYSLVLDPHPDTLPQTSAAITKRSLKLQDAVLSSFHHNEVKFSELTIDTFRMLQCLEWEPSGSFYQASGSKPSQNGATGTTRISYIQDIADPTLPANPRKTILYRPSLTHFIAVLATICEELPSDGIVLVYLSASGSGGAAAQNESGCIPFGPHGDKGSNCIYPSDFLPFTRRPLLLVIDNDNSKAFKVIAEAEKGKPVAMLLSPSCTPPVEFDFSHHSNGSLFTMFLTAPLQAFCLLLGHQGTDNDLDIYNKAEMLLSSSLNNWGLALATSETLDSVWGQVLGDPFIRRLLLRFIFCQEVLARYAPVYNKKEFLPTCVPSLPSPVLPVSHSYQSVIQQLASIFGATKYFIFSEDVLP, from the exons atGTCGCAGCTCAACAGCAACATCCCAGTGAGCGAAGCGTTCTGGACTCTCGTCGACAAAGCCGACAAGAAATTCTCCAAGATCAGAGACCTCCCTTACTACCAACGAAGCAG GCATGACACCTATTTCTACAAGGTTTTCAAGGTGTACACCCAGCTATGGAAGTTTCAGCAGGAGAATCGGCAGAAGCTGGTGGAAGCGGGGCTGAAGCGATGGGAGATTGGCGAGATCGCGTCGCGAATCGGGCAACTGTATTTCGGGCAGTACATGAGGACCAGTGACTCCAATTACCTATTGGAGTCGTATGTGTTCTATGAGGCGATACTGACTAGAGAGTATTTCAAGGAGGGTTTGTTTCAGGATGTGAATATTGCTAACAAGCAATTGCGGTTCCTCGCGCGGTTTCTCATGGTTTGTTTGGTTTTGAACCGGTGGGAGATGGTGCACCAGCTGGTTAATCAGCTTAAAGTATTGGTTGATGAATGCAAGAGGACTTTCCAG GAAAGTGACTTTAAAGAGTGGAAGCTGGTGGTTCAGGAAATAGTCAGATTTTTAAAAGCTGACACTGCTTTTACGAATATCAGACCCTTGAGATATAGTCTAGTTTTGGACCCTCATCCCGATACTTTACCACAGACGTCTGCAGCCATCACGAAGCGAAGTTTGAAATTACAAGACGCTGTATTAAGTAGCTTCCATCACAATGAG GTTAAGTTTTCAGAGCTCACAATTGACACTTTTAGGATGCTTCAGTGTCTGGAGTGGGAACCTAGTGGTTCATTTTACCAGGCTAGTGGTTCAAAACCTAGTCAGAATGGGGCAACTGGGACTACTCGTATCAGTTACATCCAAGATATTGCTGATCCTACCTTACCAGCAAATCCACGGAAAACTATATTATACCGTCCTTCACTGACTCATTTTATAGCT GTTCTTGCCACAATTTGTGAGGAGCTTCCTTCTGATGGTATTGTCCTGGTATATCTGTCAGCCTCAG GATCTGGTGGTGCTGCTGCACAGAACGAATCTGGTTGCATACCCTTTGGTCCCCATGGAGATAAAG GGTCAAACTGCATATATCCATCCGATTTTCTGCCGTTTACTAGAAGACCGCTTCTTTTAGTCATTGATAATGACAACAGCAAAGCTTTTAAG GTCATAGCAGAAGCAGAAAAGGGAAAGCCAGTAGCCATGCTCCTTTCTCCAAGCTGTACGCCTCCTGTTGAATTTGACTTTTCTCATCATTCAAATGGGAGCCTATTCACCATGTTTCTTACGGCTCCTCTGCAAGCTTTCTGTCTGCTACTAGGACATCAAGGCACTGATAATGATCTG GACATATACAACAAAGCTGAAATGCTTCTCTCATCATCATTAAATAACTGGGGACTTGCATTGGCAACATCAGAGACACTTGATTCAGTTTGGGGACAGGTTTTAGGTGACCCCTTCATAAGGAGACTTCTTTTGAG ATTCATATTTTGCCAGGAAGTGTTGGCCAGGTATGCACCAGTTTATAATAAAAAGGAATTCCTTCCAACATGTGTCCCTTCTCTTCCATCGCCTGTTCTGCCCGTCAGTCACTCATATCAAAGTGTAATTCAGCAACTGGCCAGCATTTTTGGCGCGACTAAGTATTTCATCTTCTCTGAGGATGTTCTTCCTTAA
- the LOC130745481 gene encoding uncharacterized protein LOC130745481 isoform X2, which translates to MSQLNSNIPVSEAFWTLVDKADKKFSKIRDLPYYQRSRHDTYFYKVFKVYTQLWKFQQENRQKLVEAGLKRWEIGEIASRIGQLYFGQYMRTSDSNYLLESYVFYEAILTREYFKEGLFQDVNIANKQLRFLARFLMVCLVLNRWEMVHQLVNQLKVLVDECKRTFQESDFKEWKLVVQEIVRFLKADTAFTNIRPLRYSLVLDPHPDTLPQTSAAITKRSLKLQDAVLSSFHHNEVLATICEELPSDGIVLVYLSASGSGGAAAQNESGCIPFGPHGDKGSNCIYPSDFLPFTRRPLLLVIDNDNSKAFKVIAEAEKGKPVAMLLSPSCTPPVEFDFSHHSNGSLFTMFLTAPLQAFCLLLGHQGTDNDLDIYNKAEMLLSSSLNNWGLALATSETLDSVWGQVLGDPFIRRLLLRFIFCQEVLARYAPVYNKKEFLPTCVPSLPSPVLPVSHSYQSVIQQLASIFGATKYFIFSEDVLP; encoded by the exons atGTCGCAGCTCAACAGCAACATCCCAGTGAGCGAAGCGTTCTGGACTCTCGTCGACAAAGCCGACAAGAAATTCTCCAAGATCAGAGACCTCCCTTACTACCAACGAAGCAG GCATGACACCTATTTCTACAAGGTTTTCAAGGTGTACACCCAGCTATGGAAGTTTCAGCAGGAGAATCGGCAGAAGCTGGTGGAAGCGGGGCTGAAGCGATGGGAGATTGGCGAGATCGCGTCGCGAATCGGGCAACTGTATTTCGGGCAGTACATGAGGACCAGTGACTCCAATTACCTATTGGAGTCGTATGTGTTCTATGAGGCGATACTGACTAGAGAGTATTTCAAGGAGGGTTTGTTTCAGGATGTGAATATTGCTAACAAGCAATTGCGGTTCCTCGCGCGGTTTCTCATGGTTTGTTTGGTTTTGAACCGGTGGGAGATGGTGCACCAGCTGGTTAATCAGCTTAAAGTATTGGTTGATGAATGCAAGAGGACTTTCCAG GAAAGTGACTTTAAAGAGTGGAAGCTGGTGGTTCAGGAAATAGTCAGATTTTTAAAAGCTGACACTGCTTTTACGAATATCAGACCCTTGAGATATAGTCTAGTTTTGGACCCTCATCCCGATACTTTACCACAGACGTCTGCAGCCATCACGAAGCGAAGTTTGAAATTACAAGACGCTGTATTAAGTAGCTTCCATCACAATGAG GTTCTTGCCACAATTTGTGAGGAGCTTCCTTCTGATGGTATTGTCCTGGTATATCTGTCAGCCTCAG GATCTGGTGGTGCTGCTGCACAGAACGAATCTGGTTGCATACCCTTTGGTCCCCATGGAGATAAAG GGTCAAACTGCATATATCCATCCGATTTTCTGCCGTTTACTAGAAGACCGCTTCTTTTAGTCATTGATAATGACAACAGCAAAGCTTTTAAG GTCATAGCAGAAGCAGAAAAGGGAAAGCCAGTAGCCATGCTCCTTTCTCCAAGCTGTACGCCTCCTGTTGAATTTGACTTTTCTCATCATTCAAATGGGAGCCTATTCACCATGTTTCTTACGGCTCCTCTGCAAGCTTTCTGTCTGCTACTAGGACATCAAGGCACTGATAATGATCTG GACATATACAACAAAGCTGAAATGCTTCTCTCATCATCATTAAATAACTGGGGACTTGCATTGGCAACATCAGAGACACTTGATTCAGTTTGGGGACAGGTTTTAGGTGACCCCTTCATAAGGAGACTTCTTTTGAG ATTCATATTTTGCCAGGAAGTGTTGGCCAGGTATGCACCAGTTTATAATAAAAAGGAATTCCTTCCAACATGTGTCCCTTCTCTTCCATCGCCTGTTCTGCCCGTCAGTCACTCATATCAAAGTGTAATTCAGCAACTGGCCAGCATTTTTGGCGCGACTAAGTATTTCATCTTCTCTGAGGATGTTCTTCCTTAA
- the LOC130748963 gene encoding probable NADH dehydrogenase [ubiquinone] 1 alpha subcomplex subunit 12, which yields MASLVKSILNSVKEKGLGGFLRHLKDDGFMRCLPDGNLLQTKIHGIGARLVGVDKFGNKYYEKIENTINGRHRWVEYAEKKRYNASQVPPEWHGWLHFITDHTGDELLLLKPKRYGVEHKENLSGEGEQFIYHSKGHALNPGQRNWTRYQPWESKAPEQ from the exons ATGGCATCGCTGGTGAAGAGCATTCTCAATTCAGTGAAAGAGAAGGGTTTGGGCGGTTTCCTCAGACACCTCAAGGACGATGGCTTCAT GAGATGCCTTCCAGATGGAAACCTCTT GCAAACCAAGATCCACGGTATTGGGGCAAGGCTTGTTGGTGTTGACAAATTTGGCAACAAGTATTACGAGAAAATTGAAAACACAATAAATG GAAGGCACAGGTGGGTTGAATATGCGGAGAAGAAGAGATATAATGCTTCTCAGGTTCCACCTGAATGGCATGGCTGGCTCCACTTCATAACTGATCACACAGGAGATGAG CTTCTTTTACTGAAACCGAAAAGGTACGGTGTTGAACACAAAGAAAATTTGTCTGGAGAAGGAGAACAGTTTATCTATCATTCCAAGGGTCATGCCCTTAATCCAGGGCAGAGAAACTGGACCAGGTACCAACCATGGGAGTCCAAGGCCCCTGAACAATGA
- the LOC130748217 gene encoding uncharacterized protein LOC130748217, producing MDREWGSKPGSGGAATAQNEAIDRRERLRRLALETIDLAKDPYFMRNHLGSYECKLCLTLHNNEGNYLAHTQGKRHQTNLAKRAAREAKDAPAHPQPHKRKLSLRKSVKIGRPGYRVTKQFDHDTKQRSLLFQIEYPEIEELTKPRHRFMSSYEQRVQPFDKRYQYLLFAAEPYEIISFKVPSTEIDKSTPKFFSHWDPDSKMFTLQLYFKTKPPEANKPQPASTDNGPTAPGVPPRPLPPPPQGALPPPPPPPQGLPPGAPMGNPPRAPPPPMPGSAPPPPPMAANGPRPAPPGGMPSIPPPPPVSGASAGFNMGARPPLMPPPQGY from the exons ATGGATCGGGAATGGGGATCGAAACCCGGAAGCGGAGGCGCCGCGACGGCGCAGAACGAAGCCATCGACCGCCGCGAGCGTCTCCGGCGACTGGCCTTGGAAACCATCGACCTCGCCAAGGACCCATACTTCATGCGCAACCACCTTGGCAGCTACGAGTGCAAGCTCTGCCTCACGCTCCACAACAACGAGGGTAACTACCTCGCCCACACGCAGGGGAAGCGCCACCAGACCAATCTCGCTAAGCGCGCCGCGCGTGAGGCCAAAGACGCCCCTGCTCATCCACAACCTCACAAGCGGAAGCTCTCGCTTCGGAAATCTGTGAAGATTGGTCGCCCTGGGTATCGTGTTACCAAGCAATTTGACCATGATACGAAGCAACGATCTCTTCTCTTCCAG ATTGAATATCCTGAGATTGAAGAGCTCACCAAGCCAAGGCACCGATTTATGTCTTCCTACGAGCAG AGGGTGCAACCGTTTGATAAAAGATATCAGTATCTCTTATTTGCTGCGGAACCATATGAAATAATTTCTTTCAAG GTACCTAGCACAGAGATTGATAAGTCTACACCAAAGTTTTTCTCGCATTGGGACCCAGACTCAAAGATGTTTACA CTGCAATTGTATTTCAAAACCAAGCCACCAGAGGCTAACAAACCACAGCCTGCATCTACTGACAATGGCCCTACAGCTCCTGGGGTTCCACCAAGGCCTttgcctccaccaccacaaggtgcactaccaccaccaccacctcctccacaaGGGCTACCTCCTGGTGCACCTATGGGAAATCCTCCTAGAGCCCCTCCACCTCCAATGCCAGGATCTGCACCGCCTCCGCCTCCTATGGCAGCAAACGGTCCTAGACCTGCTCCTCCTGGTGGAATGCCATCTATCCCACCCCCACCTCCTGTTAGTGGCGCATCAGCAGGTTTCAACATGGGTGCTAGACCTCCATTAATGCCACCTCCGCAAGGGTACTAG
- the LOC130749046 gene encoding NADPH-dependent oxidoreductase 2-alkenal reductase-like: MAQVRNKQVILKDYVSGFPKESDMEIVESTITLKLPEASNEVLLKNLYLSCDPYMRILMAKPEGTPNPRTYTPGSPLVGYGVSKVLESGHTDYKEGDLVWGFTKWEEYSLVSSAQILFKIEHTDFPLSYYTGILGMPGVTAYAGLFEVGSPKKGENVFVSAASGAVGQLVGQFAKLTGCYVVGSAGTKEKVDLLKNKFGFDGGFNYKEEPDLDAALKRHFPEGIDIYFENVGGKTLDAVLLNMRVHGRIPVCGMISQYNLAQQEGVQNLAHLIYKRIRMQGFMFSDFYHLYPKFLEFVLPHIREEKIVYVEDIAEGLENGPAAVVGLFSGRNVGKQVLVVARE; this comes from the exons ATGGCGCAAGTGAGGAACAAGCAAGTGATTCTGAAGGACTATGTCTCTGGTTTTCCTAAGGAATCCGACATGGAAATTGTCGAGAGCACCATCACTCTGAAACTTCCAGAAGCTTCCAATGAGGTGCTGCTCAAAAATCTCTACTTGTCATGTGATCCATACATGCGAATCCTCATGGCCAAGCCAGAAGGCACTCCCAATCCTCGTACCTACACCCCTGGCTCT CCATTAGTAGGGTATGGTGTGTCTAAAGTCCTGGAATCTGGACACACAGATTATAAGGAAGGTGATTTGGTGTGGGGGTTTACTAAATGGGAAGAGTATAGCTTGGTCTCTTCAGCTCAAATACTTTTCAAAATTGAGCATACCGATTTCCCTCTTTCGTATTATACTGGAATTCTTG GTATGCCAGGAGTGACGGCATATGCAGGTCTCTTTGAAGTGGGCTCTCCCAAGAAAGGAGAgaatgtgtttgtttcagcAGCCTCTGGTGCAGTTGGTCAACTTGTTGGCCAATTTGCTAAACTTACAGGTTGTTATGTTGTGGGAAGTGCTGGAACAAAAGAAAAG GTTGATCTATTGAAGAATAAATTTGGGTTTGATGGAGGTTTTAACTACAAGGAAGAGCCTGACCTCGATGCAGCTTTGAAAAG GCACTTTCCAGAAGGCATTGACATTTACTTTGAGAATGTTGGGGGCAAGACACTCGATGCTGTACTCCTGAATATGAGAGTCCACGGTCGCATCCCTGTCTGTGGAATGATTTCACAATATAATCTTGCTCAACAGGAAGGTGTACAAAATTTGGCACACCTCATATATAAGCGGATTCGCATGCAAGGGTTTATGTTCAGTGATTTCTATCACCTATATCCCAAATTCTTGGAGTTTGTCCTGCCTCATATCAGAGAGGAAAAAATTGTGTATGTGGAAGACATAGCGGAGGGTCTTGAGAATGGTCCTGCAGCTGTGGTTGGCCTTTTTAGTGGTCGCAATGTTGGAAAACAAGTGCTTGTTGTTGCTCGTGAATGA